In Phyllopteryx taeniolatus isolate TA_2022b chromosome 1, UOR_Ptae_1.2, whole genome shotgun sequence, the following proteins share a genomic window:
- the prpf6 gene encoding pre-mRNA-processing factor 6 — translation MSASVVKQPVKNVPKTNAAGTGAAGTSGAPPVIPLASPLMGKKKKPFLGMPAPLGYVPGLGRGATGFTTRSDIGPARDANDPVDDRHAPPGKRTVGDQMKKNQDDDDEDLNDTNYDEFNGYAGSLFSSGPYEKDDEEADAIYAALDKRMDERRKERRELREKEEIEKYRMERPKIQQQFSDLKRKLAEVSEEEWLSIPEVGDARNKRQRNPRYEKLTPVPDSFFSKHLQTGENHTSVDPLQGLGGLNTPYPGSMTPGLMTPGTGDLDMRKIGQARNTLMDMRLSQVSDSVSGQTVVDPKGYLTDLNSMIPTHGGDISDIKKARLLLKSVRETNPHHPPAWIASARLEEVTGKLQVARNLIMKGTEMCPKSEDVWLEAARLQPGDTAKAVVAQAVRHMPQSVRIYIRAAELETDVRAKKRVLRKALENVSKSVRLWKTAVELEEPEDARIMLSRAVECCPTSVELWLALARLETYENARRVLNKARENIPTDRHIWITAAKLEEANGNTQMVDKIIERAITSLRANGVEINREQWIQDAEECDKAGSVATCQAVIRAVIGIGIDEEDRKHTWMEDSDSCVAHGALECARAIYAHALQVFPSKKSVWLRAAYFEKNNGTRESLETLLQKAVAHCPKAEVLWLMGAKSKWLAEDVPAARSILALAFQANPNSEEIWLAAVKLESENNEYERARRLLAKARSSAPTARVFMKSVKLEWVLGNIEAAQELCTEALKHYEDFPKLWMMRGQIEEQCDNMDKAREAYNQGLKKCPHSVALWLLTSRLEERVGQLTRARAILEKARLKNPQSPELWLESVRLEFRSGLKNIANTLMAKALQECPNSGILWAEAVFLEARPQRKTKSVDALKKCEHDPHVLLAVAKLFWSERKITKAREWFLRTVKIEPDLGDAWALFYKFELQHGTEEQQGEVRKRCENAEPRHGELWCAESKHVLNWQKKTAEILEQVASKIKNTF, via the exons ATGTCTGCCAGTGTGGTTAAGCAGCCGGTCAAAAATGTCCCTAAAACAAATGCAGCGGGCACCGGAGCAGCGGGGACAAGCGGTGCCCCCCCAGTTATTCCTCTCGCCTCCCCGCTGatggggaaaaagaagaaaccTTTCCTGGGGATGCCTGCACCGCTGGGTTACGTCCCCGGTTTGGGCAGAGG GGCTACTGGTTTTACAACCCGATCTGATATTGGTCCCGCTCGTGATGCGAACGATCCAGTGGATGACCGACATGCACCCCCCGGGAAGAGGACGGTTGGGGACCAAATGAAAAAGAAccaggatgatgacgatgaagaTCTGAATGACACCAATTATGATGAG TTTAATGGATATGCGGGGAGCTTGTTCTCCAGTGGACCTTacgagaaggatgatgaagaagcAGATGCTATATATGCAGCTTTGGATAAAAGGATGGATGAAAGACGCAAAGAAAGAAG GGAGTTGAGAGAAAAGGAAGAGATTGAGAAATACCGTATGGAGCGACCCAAAATTCAGCAGCAGTTTTCAGATCTGAAG AGGAAATTGGCAGAGGTCTCAGAGGAGGAGTGGCTTAGCATTCCTGAGGTGGGAGACGCCAGGAACAAGCGCCAGAGGAACCCACGCTATGAAAAACTCACTCCTGTCCCAGACAGCTTTTTCTCCAAGCACCTTCAAACTGGAGAGAACCACACCAGTGTGGACCCTCTGCAGGGG CTTGGTGGTCTTAACACACCATACCCAGGAAGTATGACGCCAGGCCTGATGACGCCTGGGACGGGAGACCTGGACATGAGAAAAATTGGTCAGGCCAGGAACACACTCATGGATATGAGACTCAGTCAG GTGTCTGACTCAGTCAGCGGTCAGACAGTGGTGGATCCTAAAGGCTACCTTACAGACCTCAACTCTATGATCCCCACGCACGGAGGAGACATCAG TGACATTAAAAAGGCTCGTCTGCTGCTGAAATCAGTGAGGGAGACTAACCCTCATCACCCGCCTGCCTGGATTGCCTCAGCCAGGTTGGAAGAAGTGACGGGGAAACTGCAGGTGGCCCGAAACCTTATCATGAAAGGCACAGAAATGTGTCCCAAG AGCGAGGATGTGTGGCTAGAGGCAGCCAGGCTCCAGCCCGGTGACACGGCCAAAGCTGTGGTAGCTCAAGCTGTCAGGCACATGCCGCAGTCGGTCCGAATCTACATCAGAGCTGCGGAGCTGGAAACGGAcgtcagagcaaaaaaaagagtcctcAGGAAGG CCCTGGAGAATGTGTCCAAGTCAGTTCGATTGTGGAAGACAGCTGTCGAGTTGGAGGAGCCGGAGGATGCCAGAATCATGCTGAGCAGAGCAGTGGAGTGTTGCCCTACAAGTGTGGAG CTGTGGCTGGCTTTGGCTCGTCTAGAAACGTATGAGAACGCCCGACGTGTCCTGAACAAAGCTCGTGAGAACATCCCCACAGATCGCCACATCTGGATCACTGCCGCAAAGTTGGAGGAAGCCAATGGCAACACACAGATGGTGGATAAGATCATTGAGAGAGCCATTACCTCGCTGCGTGCCAACGGGGTGGAGATCAACAGGGAACAGTGGATacag GATGCAGAGGAATGTGACAAAGCTGGCAGCGTTGCCACCTGCCAGGCCGTAATCAGAGCAGTCATCGGGATTGGCATTGACGAGGAAGACCGCAAGCACACCTGGATGGAGGACTCCGATAGT TGCGTGGCCCACGGAGCTTTGGAATGTGCCAGGGCGATCTATGCTCATGCTCTGCAGGTGTTCCCCAGTAAGAAAAGTGTGTGGCTTCGAGCTGCCTACTTTGAAAAGAACAATGGAACTAG GGAGTCTCTGGAGACTCTGCTCCAGAAAGCTGTGGCTCATTGTCCAAAGGCAGAGGTACTCTGGCTTATGGGAGCCAAATCCAAGTGGCTCGCTGAGGACGTGCCTGCTGCTAGAAGTATCCTTGCTCTGGCCTTCCAG GCTAACCCCAACAGTGAGGAGATTTGGCTGGCTGCAGTCAAGCTGGAGTCTGAGAATAACGAGTATGAGAGAGCCCGTCGCCTGCTAGCCAAAGCTCGGAGCAGCGCCCCCACGGCCAGA GTTTTCATGAAGTCAGTCAAATTGGAGTGGGTGTTAGGGAACATTGAAGCCGCTCAGGAGTTGTGCACAGAGGCCCTGAAACACTATGAGGACTTTCCGAAACTCTGGATGATGAGAGGGCAGATTGAGGAGCAATGTGACAATATGGATAAAGCCAGAGAGGCCTACAACCAAGGG CTGAAGAAGTGTCCCCACTCTGTGGCCCTGTGGCTGCTGACATCACGCCTGGAAGAGCGAGTGGGACAGCTGACAAGAGCCAGAGCCATCCTAGAGAAGGCGCGACTCAAGAATCCCCAGAGTCCAGAGTTGTG GTTGGAATCGGTCAGATTGGAATTTCGGTCCGGACTGAAGAACATTGCAAACACGCTGATGGCTAAAGCTTTGCAGGAATGCCCTAATTCAG GAATCCTGTGGGCTGAGGCAGTGTTTTTGGAGGCCAGGCCACAGAGGAAGACAAAGAGTGTGGATGCTTTGAAGAAGTGTGAACACGATCCGCATGTGTTGCTTGCTGTGGCCAA GTTGTTCTGGAGTGAGCGGAAGATCACCAAAGCCAGAGAGTGGTTCCTCCGCACAGTAAAGATAGAGCCTGACCTGGGAGATGCCTGGGCTCTCTTCTACAAGTTTGAACTGCAGCACGGGACAGAA GAGCAACAGGGAGAGGTGCGTAAGCGCTGTGAGAATGCTGAACCACGTCACGGCGAGCTGTGGTGCGCCGAGTCCAAACACGTCCTGAACTGGCAGAAGAAGACAGCTGAGATTCTTGAACAAGTCGCAAGCAAGATCAAAAACACGTTCTGA
- the aar2 gene encoding protein AAR2 homolog, producing the protein MASSSRVDMDPDVARRLFEEGATLVLLGVPQGTEFGIDCKSWQVGPRFRGVKMIPPGLHFVNYCSVNPPSCGGEIGPKTGLFLSLKPRDILLANWDPKEEDLDFSSSQNEEEVSRIRANLQDLDPYLGPYPYEVMRKWVSLTDHLSEELANSLQPLSGRVRAYSDVVPEVEFRHTEDRAQQPRNDTACQTMREGLDRLPKMKHREGTQLRFSVIPEKTYPPGATPAQITQCSLDFTYALESVLDKNHQQKPLNLLGELQFAFVCFLMGNAYEGFEHWKRLLSLLCRAEAAMQKHKELYLGLIAVLYHQLGEIPPDFFVDIVSQNNFLTSTLQDFFQFASGPGVDAALRKRAEKFKAHLTKKFSWDFDADLDDCAPVVVDLPEGFTVD; encoded by the exons ATGGCTAGCAGTAGCCGTGTAGACATGGATCCTGATGTTGCTCGGAGGCTGTTTGAAGAGGGGGCCACCCTGGTGCTGCTGGGAGTCCCTCAGGGCACAGAGTTTGGCATTGACTGCAAGAGTTGGCAGGTTGGTCCCCGCTTTCGGGGTGTTAAGATGATCCCCCCGGGGCTGCACTTCGTCAACTACTGCTCTGTCAATCCACCGAGCTGTGGAGGGGAAATTGGCCCCAAGACAGGCCTGTTCCTCAGTCTCAAACCTAGAGACATCCTGTTGGCTAACTGGGACCCCAAAGAAGAGGATCTGGACTTTTCTTCCTCCCAGAATGAGGAGGAAGTGAGCAGAATCAGAGCGAATCTGCAGGATCTGGACCCATACCTCGGACCTTATCCTTATGAGGTGATGAGGAAGTGGGTGTCCCTCACGGACCATCTGAGTGAGGAGTTGGCCAACAGCTTGCAGCCTCTCTCGGGTCGAGTACGCGCCTACAGCGACGTGGTCCCCGAGGTCGAGTTCAGACACACCGAGGACCGGGCCCAGCAGCCCAGGAACGACACGGCCTGCCAAACCATGAGGGAGGGACTGGACAGGCTCCCCAAGATGAAACACAGGGAGGGGACACAGTTGCGCTTCTCTGTCATCCCGGAGAAGACTTACCCACCTGGCGCCACGCCCGCCCAGATCACACAGTGCAGCCTGGACTTCACCTATGCCCTGGAGTCTGTGCTCGACAAGAACCACCAGCAGAAGCCTCTGAACCTGCTAG GTGAGCTGCAGTTTGCCTTCGTGTGTTTCCTGATGGGAAACGCGTATGAGGGCTTTGAGCACTGGAAGCGCCTTCTGAGCCTGCTGTGTCGAGCGGAGGCGGCCATGCAGAAGCACAAGGAGCTCTACCTGGGGCTCATCGCCGTGCTCTACCACCAGCTGGGAGAAATCCCTCCGGACTTCTTTGTGGACATTGTGTCTCAAAACAACTTCCTCACCTCCACACTGCAG GACTTTTTCCAGTTCGCCAGCGGGCCTGGAGTGGACGCAGCTCTCCGCAAGAGAGCGGAGAAATTCAAAGCCCACCTGACCAAGAAGTTTTCCTGGGATTTCGACGCAGACTTGGATGATTGTGCCCCTGTGGTGGTGGATCTTCCCGAGGGTTTTACTGTGGACTGA